One Deltaproteobacteria bacterium genomic region harbors:
- a CDS encoding polysaccharide deacetylase family protein: MPRPRPIQWPDNAKICVTFIVPWEVWPDNYATRGSLQRVSHPLPPENAVFKQNMAAVTEREYGDRVGIWRIMDMFERHNLKVTFLMNGKKVEQFPDEVREFQAQGHEFSSECYEHEYAFMYTREEERKSIQDTVAAFKNVLGAPPTGYLSPGHASTDNTLDLVAEAGFVWWADPLNSDIPYTLEAGGRKVAVVPYNVPGCNDYSTYGGGRTPRDLLQIMKDQFDYLYWEGEQGAPKFFAFNLHPFVSGVPYRTKIVDEFIKYAKGFTDVWFARRLEIANWVLEQGY; encoded by the coding sequence ATGCCCAGACCGCGCCCCATCCAGTGGCCGGACAACGCCAAGATTTGCGTCACTTTCATCGTTCCGTGGGAAGTGTGGCCGGACAACTACGCCACCCGCGGCTCGCTCCAGCGCGTGAGCCACCCGCTGCCCCCGGAGAACGCCGTCTTCAAGCAGAACATGGCCGCGGTTACCGAGCGCGAGTACGGCGACCGGGTCGGCATCTGGCGCATCATGGACATGTTCGAGCGCCACAACCTCAAGGTCACCTTCCTGATGAACGGCAAGAAGGTGGAGCAGTTCCCGGACGAGGTCCGGGAGTTCCAGGCCCAGGGGCACGAGTTCTCCTCGGAGTGCTACGAGCACGAGTACGCGTTCATGTACACGCGGGAGGAAGAGCGGAAGTCCATTCAGGACACGGTGGCCGCGTTCAAGAACGTGCTCGGCGCGCCGCCCACCGGGTACCTGTCGCCCGGTCACGCGTCCACGGACAACACGCTGGACCTGGTGGCGGAGGCCGGCTTCGTCTGGTGGGCCGACCCGCTCAACTCGGACATTCCGTACACGTTGGAGGCCGGCGGGCGAAAGGTCGCCGTGGTGCCGTACAACGTGCCGGGGTGCAACGACTACTCCACCTACGGCGGCGGCCGCACGCCCCGGGACCTGCTCCAGATCATGAAGGACCAGTTCGACTATCTCTACTGGGAGGGCGAGCAAGGCGCGCCCAAGTTCTTCGCGTTCAACCTGCATCCGTTCGTGTCCGGTGTGCCCTACCGCACCAAAATCGTCGACGAGTTCATCAAGTACGCCAAGGGCTTCACCGACGTCTGGTTCGCGCGCCGGCTGGAGATCGCCAACTGGGTGCTGGAGCAGGGTTACTGA
- a CDS encoding lytic murein transglycosylase: MKRRTTVKCFRRRGPVLGVLVSAIVAAFGAPSPSPAQPLTPDQTAYRSFVREFRSVALRRGIPEALYDRAFRGLTPDPEVIEKNNRQPEFVLPASQYVALVVTDTRVNDGRVKLSEFAADLERIEGRYGVDRHVLAAIWGLETLYGKLRGKRNVIRSLSTLAYKGRRAKFGRNQLLAALDILKAGDITVERMTGSWAGAMGHTQFIPTSYKAYAVDFTGDGRRDIWDNPRDALASAANYLRGNGWVVGRPWGHRVVLPDGFDAGLAGKKGERTIRQWQELGLRRAGGGAFPHPGERAFLDLPAGLQGPAFLLRANFRAIMRYNPAHKYALAIGHLSDRLRGGESALAWPDGVGPIAESERKELQRLLAGRGYDIGEIDGIIGSKTRAAIRDYQAKKGRRADGFPRRKILELLRSDARGGGVRPD; encoded by the coding sequence ATGAAACGGCGCACGACCGTGAAGTGCTTTCGCCGCCGAGGCCCGGTCCTGGGGGTCCTCGTTTCGGCGATCGTGGCCGCCTTCGGCGCGCCGTCCCCTTCCCCGGCTCAGCCACTCACACCTGACCAGACGGCCTACCGGTCCTTCGTGCGGGAGTTCCGCTCGGTGGCGCTGCGGCGCGGCATCCCGGAAGCGCTCTACGACCGGGCGTTTCGCGGCCTCACTCCCGACCCGGAGGTGATCGAGAAGAACAACCGGCAGCCGGAGTTCGTGCTGCCAGCATCCCAGTACGTGGCCCTGGTGGTCACGGACACGCGCGTGAACGACGGCCGCGTCAAGCTGTCGGAGTTTGCCGCCGACCTGGAACGAATCGAGGGGCGGTACGGCGTGGACCGCCACGTGCTGGCGGCCATCTGGGGCCTGGAGACGCTGTACGGCAAGTTGCGCGGCAAGCGCAACGTCATCCGCTCGCTCTCCACCCTGGCCTACAAGGGACGCCGGGCGAAGTTCGGCCGCAACCAATTGCTGGCAGCCCTCGATATCCTCAAGGCAGGCGACATCACCGTCGAACGCATGACCGGCTCGTGGGCGGGCGCCATGGGTCACACGCAGTTCATCCCCACGAGCTACAAGGCCTACGCGGTGGACTTCACCGGCGACGGCCGGCGCGACATCTGGGACAACCCGCGCGACGCGCTGGCATCCGCCGCCAACTATCTGCGCGGCAACGGATGGGTTGTGGGGAGGCCGTGGGGGCACAGGGTCGTCCTCCCGGACGGGTTCGACGCAGGACTCGCCGGCAAGAAGGGGGAGCGGACCATCCGGCAATGGCAGGAACTGGGACTTCGGCGGGCCGGTGGTGGCGCGTTCCCGCATCCCGGGGAGCGGGCGTTCCTCGACCTTCCGGCGGGACTCCAGGGACCCGCCTTCCTGCTGCGCGCGAACTTCCGCGCGATCATGCGCTACAACCCGGCACACAAGTACGCCTTGGCGATCGGGCACCTTTCCGACCGGTTGCGCGGCGGGGAATCCGCCCTCGCCTGGCCGGACGGCGTCGGGCCCATCGCCGAATCGGAGCGCAAGGAGCTGCAACGCCTGCTGGCCGGGCGGGGATACGACATCGGAGAGATCGACGGGATCATCGGCTCGAAGACGCGCGCGGCCATACGGGATTATCAGGCGAAGAAGGGGCGGCGCGCGGACGGGTTTCCGCGGCGGAAGATCCTGGAGCTGCTGCGCTCGGATGCGCGGGGTGGTGGAGTACGCCCGGACTAG